A DNA window from Coffea arabica cultivar ET-39 chromosome 6c, Coffea Arabica ET-39 HiFi, whole genome shotgun sequence contains the following coding sequences:
- the LOC140008176 gene encoding uncharacterized protein, producing the protein MADATSSTRQLSSTMEEEQSTRNTTELQNIQAAYRLNGKNYLKWSQLVRTFLKGKGKLSHLLEIAPDSETAGFEAWEQEDSMIMSWLWNSMIHEISDTCMFLPTAKAIWDVLHQTYSKVNDAALIYDIKTETTGAKQGTKTVTEYANFLQNQWQELDYYRALDLNCSKCAVFIKKFIERDRVYDFLAGLNSEFDLVRIQILGRPEFPSLTEAISQVRGEESRRGIMLELPSIENSAILSSKSQRVVLNKIAADKTNQTSGQKNREELWCTYCKKPRHTIDQCWKLHGKPPTREWGQKGGQ; encoded by the coding sequence ATGGCGGATGCTACATCCTCAACGCGGCAATTGTCTTCAACTATGGAAGAAGAACAAAGTACACGGAACACAACAGAGCTTCAAAACATCCAGGCAGCATATAGACtaaatggaaaaaattatttgaagtgGTCTCAATTGGTTCGAACATTcctgaaaggaaaaggaaaattgagtcatCTATTGGAAATAGCACCGGATAGTGAAACGGCGGGGTTTGAAGCATGGGAACAAGAGGATTCAATGATCATGTCTTGGTTATGGAATTCCATGATTCATGAAATCAGCGATACATGTATGTTTCTTCCTACAGCAAAGGCAATTTGGGATGTCCTTCATCAGACATATTCTAAGGTTAATGATGCAGCTCTTATCTATGACATCAAGACAGAGACAACTGGAGCAAAACAAGGGACAAAAACAGTGACGGAGTATGCCAATTTTCTGCAAAATCAGTGGCAGGAACTGGATTATTACAGGGCACTTGATTTGAACTGTAGCAAATGTGCAGTGTTTATCAAGAAGTTCATAGAAAGGGATCGAGTTTATGATTTTTTGGCTGGCCTAAACTCTGAATTCGATCTTGTACGAATTCAAATTCTGGGCAGGCcagagtttccttctttaaCAGAAGCAATATCCCAAGTACGTGGAGAAGAAAGTCGCAGGGGTATTATGTTAGAGTTACCTTCAATAGAAAATTCAGCCATTTTAAGTTCCAAATCTCAGCGGGTGGTACTGAACAAGATTGCTGCGGACAAGACCAATCAAACAAGTGGGCAAAAGAATCGCGAGGAGTTGTGGTGCACATACTGCAAGAAACCACGACACACCATAGATCAATGCTGGAAACTACATGGGAAACCACCCACTCGTGAATGGGGACAAAAAGGTGGCCAATAA